Below is a window of Candidatus Deferrimicrobiaceae bacterium DNA.
AAGGAACTGCACGTGCGGCGTCTTTCCCGATCCCCCCACGGTCAGGTTGCCCACGCTCACCACGGGCCGGGGCAGGGATAAGGACCGGAGGATTCCCGCACCGTAGAGGGTCCTTTTCCACCGGGCGACGGTCCCGATCAAGGCGTTCCTCCCTCTCGCCGGGAGAGTTCGCGGACCACGAGGGCGACGTTTTCCCCGGTGGCGCCCCGCAGTCCTTCCAGCAATCGCCGGGCGCGCTTCCCCCTTTCCAGGAACGGGGTGCGGTCGGCCGCCCACTGCGAAAGAACCCGGGAAAGATCGGCCGCGTCCCGCACCAGGGTCACCGCCTCCCCCCGGGTGAAGATCTCGGTGATCTCCCGAAAATTGCCCATGTGGGTCCCGGCGACGATGGGCACTCCGAACAGGGCGGGCTCGAGGATGTTGTGTCCCCCCTTCGGGACGATGCTTCCCCCGACGAAGGCGATATCCGCCATGGCATACGCGGAGAGCAGTTCCCCGACGGTGTCCAGGAGAACGACGGGGGCGGACCGCTCTTCCCCTTCCTGCGCGATCTTGGTTTTTCGCTCCACCTCCCACCCCCGCCGGCCGCACAGCTCCGCGACGGCGTCGAAACGTTCAGGGTGGCGCGGCGCGAGAAGAAGCCGAACGGACCGGTTGATCGACCGCGCACCGCCGAATGCGGACAGCACCGCCTCTTCCTCTCCCTCGTGGGTCGATCCGGCGACGAACCATGAGGACCCCCGGTCCTTTTCGCCGCGCAGCCAGGAGAAAAAGGGGGTATCGGTTTCGGGGGGAGGAGCGACGTCGAACTTCATGTTTCCGGTGACCGATACCTTCTCCGGGGGTGCACCCAGGGAGATGATCCGGCGGGCGTCCTCCTCCGTCTGCATGGCGACGGCGGTCACGCACGAGAGGACCCTCCCGAAGAGGGATTTCACCCGGCCGTAGCCGCGCAGCGAGCGTTCCGAGATTCTCCCGTTCAGGATGACGACGGGAATCCCCCGTCTCGCGCACTCCCCCAGGAAATTCGGCCAGATCTCCGTTTCGAGAATCGCCACGACGTCCGGACCGACCCTGTCGAGAAATTTCCCCGCGATGCCGGGAAAGTCGAAAGGAAAGAAAAGCGTCGCCTCGATCTGGCCGGCAAGCGCCCTTCCGGCCACCTCCTGCCCGGTGAGCGTAACCGTGGAGAAGAACAGTTCCACGGAAGGGAGCAGACTCCGGAGCATGCGGACGAGGGGGACCGCCGAGAGGGTTTCCCCCACCGAGACCGCGTGAATCAGGATCCTGCGCTTTCCTCCCTTCGGCGGAATGCGCCCGAGATGAACCCCGAGCCGGTCCGGGAAATTCCTTCTCCGTTTCCGGGAGAGCGCCATCCAGGGGATCCAGCCCGGCGCCGCAAGGATCAGGGCGCCCTTGAGGGCCAGGTTGTAAAGGAAATGCGCCTGGCTGCCCGGGTGGAACCCTTTGCCCCCCCCGTCAGGCGCTGCCGGGTCGGCTTTCCGCACCGGGCTTCCTCTCCTCGAACTGCTTGAGGTAGAACAAGCGATATCGGGACTCCCGGGAGAGCAGCTCCTCGTGCCGCCCGCTCTCGACGATCCGCCCGTCCTCCACCACAAGAATCATGTCGGCGTTGCGGACCGTGGAGAGCCTGTGGGCGATCACGAAGGTGGTCCGGCCCCGCATGAGGTGCTCGAGCGCCTCCTGGACCACGCTTTCCGACTCGGAGTCGAGGGCCGATGTGGCCTCGTCCAGGACCAGGACCGGGGCGTCCTTGAGAAGAGCCCGGGCGATGGCCACGCGCTGCCTTTCGCCCCCCGACAGCTTCAGCCCCTGTTCGCCGACGACGGTGTCGTACCCCTCGGGGAGCCTGGTGATGAATCCGTGCGCGTTCGCCTTGCGCGCGGCCTCCTCGACTTTCTCCCTCGGGGCGTCCGCGGCCCCGTAGGAGATGTTGTTTCTCACCGTGTCGTTGAACAGGATCGTGTGCTGGCTGACAATCCCGATCTGCGAACGGAGCGAGGCAAGCGAGACGTCCCGGATATCCGTGCCGTCGATCCGGATCGCCCCGTTCTGCGGATCGTAGAACCGCGGAAGCAGGTCCACAAGGGTCGTCTTGCCCGCCCCGCTCGAGCCGACGACCGCCACCAGCGTGCCGAGAGGCACCCGGAAGGCGATGTCCTTCAGGATGTACTCCCCCCCCGCGGAATACCGGAAATCGACGTGGTCGAACTCGATCTCGCGTTCGATGCCCGCAAGGTCGGGCGCCCCCTTTTTTTCCTCGACATCGGGCAGCGTGTCGAGGACCTCGAACACGCGGGTGGCCGCGGCGATCCCCTGCTGGATCACGTTGTTGATCCGGGAAAGGCTCTTGATCGGCTCGTACAGCATGAAGAGAGCCGTCATGAAGGAGAAGAAGTTCCCGGGGGTGCTCTGTCCTTTCACGACGCTGTAGCCGCCGTAGAAGATGACCGCCGCCGCGCCCACCCCCGCGAACATCTCCGAGAGGGGGGAGGTCAGCGCCTGCACCTTCACCACCTTCATGCTCAGGCGGAACAGTTGGGCGTTGCGGGAGGCGAACCGGTCCACCTCGTACTCCTCGGCACCGAAGGATTTCACGAGCTTCGCGCCGCTGATCGTTTCCTGCAAGTGGGAGGTCAGCCCGCCGGTGACCTCCTGGGTCCGGATACTTGTCCTGCGGAGCTTTCGGCCGAACCGCGCGATGGGCCAGAAGGCGAGAGGGAATGCCACGAGGGCGACCAGCGCCAGCTTCCAGTCGCGGTAAAAGATGACCCCCACCAGGAAGAGCGCGGAAAAAACGTCCTTGATGAGGCCCGTGACCGCCTCCGTCACCGCTCCCTGCATGAGCCCGACATCGTTGGTCACGCGGGACATCAGCACGCCGGTGGGGTGCCTCATGTAGAAGGAAAGGGAGAGGGACTGCATATGGCGATACAGGTGGTCCCGGATATCCCGGATCACCCGCTGGCCTACGCCGCTCATCAGGTAGCTCTGCGCGAACTCGAAGACTCCCTTGAGCAAGTAGACCGCCAGGACAAGCACGGGGATGATGGCGAGACGGGTGGTGTCCTTGTTGATGAAGATGTCGTCCAGCGCGGGCTTGACGAGAAAGGCGATCGCGCCCCGGAAGGAGGAGACGACGATCATGAACAGCATCGCGCACAGAAGACGACCCTGGTAGGGGCGAACGTAGGCGAGCATGCGCCGGTAGATGGTCAACCCCATGCCTCACCCGCCTCCTGCGCAAGCATCTCCACCACCGCCTCCGACGGACCCGTCCCCGCCAGGACTTCCCGAAGGGCACGGCACTGCTCCCCCAGTTCCTCCCGACGCTTGTCGTCGGCCAGCAGTCCTTCGATCTCCCCGGCCATCGTCTCGGAACGGCATGCGTCCTGAATCAGCTCCGGAAGGAACTTCCGTCCCGCCACGATGTTGGGCAGCCCGATGCACGTCACCGAGGCCAGCTTCCTGCTGATCCGGTAGGTCATCGAGGACGTGCGGTAGACGATCACGGCCGGCACGCCGAGGAGCGCCAGTTCGAGCGTTGCCGTGCCGGATGCGCAAATCGCAGCCGTCATCCCCCGGAACAGCAGAAACCGTTCGTTTTCCACTATTGTCAGAGGGAGCTCGACCCCCGTCAATATGTCCTGTATCGCGTCCCGGAACCCCGGCGCGGCAAGCGGTACGGCGAAGTGCACGTCGGGGAAGCGCCCCGCGATCCTTCGCGCCGCCGCCACCATCGGGGGGAAGTGCCTACGGATCTCCCCCGGACGGCTCCCCGGAAGAAGCCCCACGACCCTCTTCCCCTCCGGGATTCCGAACCGGCCCGGGTCCGCGACGGCGTCCCAATAGGGTCCCAGTTCGTCGAGAAGGGGATGACCGGCAAACCGCACGTTCACCCCTTTCGCCCTGAGGATCGGCTCCTCGAAGGGAAAGGGGACCACCACGCCCCTCGTGAATCGGGCCAGTTCCCCGGCCCGTCCCGCCCTCCACGCCCACAGCTGCGGGGGAATGTAGTAGATCACGGGGATCCCATGCTCGTTCCCCTTTTTCCCGACCCGGAAGTTGAATTCGGGAAAATCGACGAGAAGCAGAGCGCCCACGTCGGGGCGCGTGGCCCTTTGCACCGCGGCGCGCAGCGCCCGGACGATCGCAGGCAAGTGGCGGGCCACCTCGGTCAACCCGACCACGGAGATCTCCCCGTAATCCAGCAGGAGGCGCACCCCCTCGCTCGCCAGCCGGACGCTCCCGATCCCCTCCATCGGGACCTCGGGAAACCTCTTCCGGAACGCCCGGGCAACCCGAACCGCGTACGTCTCCCCGGAGGGCTCCCCGCAGACGATGAACAGGGTCTTTCTCCCGGGGGTCAACGTCTCCTCATCTTCCGAAGGATGCGGAAGGCCACCTCCAGCGCCGCGAGTCCGTCCGCTCCGGAAACGCGGGGACGTGCGCCGGTCCTCACGCAATCCACGAAGGAGCGGATCTCGTCGCGGAGGGCGTCCCCCTTTTCCGTTTCCAGCAGTTCCCCGGTGATCTCCGGCATCCCCCGCGGCCCCTGCGGGAAAGTCCTTCGGAAAATCTGGATGGAGTTCTCGACGAAGTCCATCGACACGTAGGCTTCTTCCTGGAAGATCCGTATCTTGCGCTGCTTGCGCGCGGAGACCCTGCTCGCCGTCATGTTGGCCACGCATCCGTTGGCGAAGGAGAGCCGGGCGTTCGCGATATCGATGTTCGGGGAGATTACCGGGATCCCGACGGCGCTGATCCGGACGACGGGTGACCGGACGAACGAGAGGAGGAGATCGATGTCGTGGATCATCAGGTCGAGCACCACATCCACGTCCGTGCCTCGGGCCCCGAAGGGCCCGAGCCGATGGCATTCGACGAACCTCGGCTCCTTCAGAACGGACGCGGCGGAGAGGACCGCGGAGTTGAACCTCTCCAGGTGCCCGATCTGGAAGACGAGACGGCGCACCTCGGCCTCCCGGACCAGGGCGCGACCCTCCCGGACGGTCGCCGCGATCGGCTTTTCGAGAAGGACGTGGACCCCCGCGCGCATCGCCTCCTTCGCCACCCGGTAATGGGCGGTCGTGGGCACCGCGATGGATACCGCATCGATCTCCCGGAGCAGCTCCCGGCTGCCCGCACGGAAGGAGGTCCCGAACTCCTCCGCGACCCTCTCCCCCCGTTCCCGGTCGGCGTCGCATACCCCGACGAGAGCGACGTCGTCGAAGGACGCCAATTTCTGGGTGTGCAGCCTTCCGAGGTATCCGACGCCGATGACGCCCACGCGCAGCATGCCCTACCTCTGCACTCCCCGTTTGCTGGACTGGACGAAATCGAGAAGATGCCGGATTTCGGGGAGCGGGGCCGTTTCCGCCGCCGCCCGGGCGAGCGCCTCCCGCATGGGAAGACCCGAACGGAAGAGGATCCGGTACGCCTTCTTCAACTCCGCGATCGTCTCCTCCGAAAAACCGTTCCTTCGGAGCCCGATGAGGTTCAGCCCGTACAGGCCCCTCCCCTTTTGCCCCCGGGCCACGACCGCCGTCACGTACGGGGGGATGTCGAGGGGAAGGCCCGACAGCGCCCCGACCATGGCGAAGGAGCCGATGCGGACGAATTGATGGACCCCCACGAGACCGCCGATGATCGCCTTCGCCCCGACCTCCACGTGCCCGGCCAGCGTGGCCGCGTTGGCAACGATCACACGGTCGCCGACATGACAGTCGTGGGCGACGTGGCAGTACGCCATCAGGAGCACGCCGTTTCCTACACGCGTTACGCCCCCCCCGGCGGCGGTCCCCCGGTTCACCGTGACGTATTCCCGGATGGTGCACCCCTCGCCGATCTCCACCCAGGTTTCCTCCCCCCGGTACTTCAGGTCCTGGGGCGGAGAGCCGATCGACGCGAAGGAATACACCCGGGTATCTTTCCCGACCCGGGCATGGGACTCGATGATCGCGTGCGCACCGACCCTGCACCCTTCCCTCAGTGTCACCCGGGGTCCGATCATGGCGTACGCCCCGACCTCCACCCCTTCCCCCAGCACCGCTCCGGGATCGATGATCGCCGTCGGATGAATCATCGGCCCGCTCCTTCCAGGTCCCGCTCGTTCCGCGGGTGGGCGAGGGACGCCGTCAGGTCGGCCACCGCGGCGAGGACACCGTCCACGGTGGCCTCTCCGTGCATTTTCCAGACCGATCCCTTGCGGCCGATGACGGTACACTCGAGGCGGAGCTGGTCTCCCGGGACGACGGGCCGGCGGAATTTGCATTTGTCGATTCCGGCAAAAAAGGCGATTTTTCCCTCGTTGCCCATCGCCTTGAGGGCGAGGAACCCTCCCGCCTGGGCCAACGCCTCGATGATGAGCACCCCGGGCATGATGGGGTAGTCGGGGAAGTGCCCCGCGAAGAAGGGCTCATCGATGGTAACGTTCTTCAACCCGACCACGCGCCGGCCCGGCTCCAGCTCGACGATCCGGTCCAGCAGAAGAAAAGGAAACCGGTGGGGCAGCAACTTCATGATCTCCCGGGCAGTGAACATGTCTCTATCCCCTCCTTGGGTTATTCCCTTCTTCCAGCCGCTTCACGCGGCGGAAGAGTTCCGGGAGCTTCGGAAGCAGGGTCGCCATCCGGAGCCAGACCGGATGCGGCATCGCCGGAATCCCCGACCAGGCCCGTGCTTCCGAGACGCGCAGGGAAACGGGAACGCCGCTTTTCGCCCCCAGCAGGATGCCGTCCTCCACCTCGAGATGGCCCGCGAGACCCGCTTGCCCCCCGATCATGACGCGATTGCCGATCCGCACGCTCCCGGAGATTCCGGCCTGCGCCGCGATCACCGTGTCGCTTCCGATGACCACGTTGTGTCCGACCTGGACGAGATTGTCCAGCTTCGTCCCCCGGGATATCCGGGTGACGCCGAGCGCCGCCCTGTCGATGGTGGTGTTCGCCCCGATCTCCACATCGTCCCCGATCTCGACCGTCCCCACCTGGGGGATCTTCCGGAACCCTTCGGCGGTCGGAGCGAAACCGAACCCGTCGCTCCCGATGACGCATCCCGCGTGCAGAATCACCCGGGAGCCCACCTTGACGTCGTGGTACAACACGACATGGGGATACGCCAGGCAGTCCGGACCGATGCTCACCCCCTTCCCGACATAAACCCCGGGGAACAGCGCGGTGCGGTCCCCCACCTCGGCGCCTTCCTGGATGACCACGAACGGCGCGACGGCGACATCCCGTCCGAGACGGGCGGACGGGTCGACCACCGCTTTGTCCGATATCCCCGGGGCGGGGCGCGCGGGCGGGTGAAACGCTTCCATGGCGCACGCGAATGCGAAGTACGGATTATCGGAAAGGAGAAACGCCGTCTGCGCCCCAGGCACGACTTCCTTCGCGATGATCGCCGTGGCCTTCGAATCCTTCGCGAAGCGGGCGTACTTCGGGTTCGCGAGAAACGTCACCTGACCCGGACCCGCCTCCTCGATCGGGGCGATACCGGCGACGACCCTCTCCCCGTCTCCGACCAGCCGCGCCCCGATCCGGTCCGCGAGGTCGGAGAGGCGGAACTCATTTCCCACCGGGCTTCTCCTTGTTCACCAGATCGAGCACCTTGGAGGTGATGTCCAGCGAGGGGTTGGAATAGACCACCCCGCTGCTCCTCTCCAGCAGCAGGTCGATCTTTTCCTGCTCCACAACCTTTTCCCACTGCCCCTCCACGATCTTCAAGACCCCGCGCGTAAGTTCGCCCTGACGGTTCTGCATCTCCTTTTCCGCCTCCTGGGTGAGTTGGCGAAGTTCGGCGACCTTCGCGTTGAGCGCGTCCTCCCTTTCCTTCAATTTCTCCTTTCCCAGGAGAATCTTCTGCTTGTCCAGCTCCTCCTTCATCTTCCGGGCTTCCTCGCCCCTCGCGTCGATCTTCTTCTTCAGCTCCTCGTACCTGTCCTCCATCTTCTTTCTCGCGGCCTTCCCGGCCTCGGATTCGTTCATGACCTTGTTGACGTCGATCACCGCCACTTTGAGTCCTTCCGCGAACGACGAACTTGCGGCCAGTACGGCTGCCGCGAGCAACACCGCCAAGATCCAGAGAACCCTCCCGTTCATCGCAAAACCTCCTGGTTAGAATGCCGTGCCGATCGTGAACTCCATCACCCGTTTCGCCTCGCCGGGGGCAGGGTTGAGATTCCATCCCCACTCGAACCGCAACGGTCCCATGGGGGAGTACCAGCGGATGCCCAATCCTGCCGCATACTTTAGCGCCTCGCCGTCCCAAGGCCAATCCCCCTGCCTCCAGGTGTTGCCCGCGTCGAAAAACAGGACCCCCTTGAACCCGAACTCGCCGAACAGGGGAAAGAGGTACTCCACGTTCGCCACCAGTTCCTTGTTCCCGCCGATCCGCTCGCCGGTGTTCGGGTCGGTCGGAGAAATGGTCAGCGATTTAAATCCCCGGATGCTGTAGGGCCCTCCGAGGAAGAACCGTTCGAAGATCGGCACTCTCCCCCCCACCGTGCTGATCACGTGCCCCCACAAAATGTTCCCGGAGAGGACGGTCGACGTCGTCACGGGATAAAAGACCTTCCCGCTCAGGAAGTATTTCACGAAGTCGGAGTCCCCGCCCAGCGGACCGCCGGCGTACTCCACCGTCGCGGACTCCACGGTTCCGCGAGACGGGTCGATGTGCTTGTCCGTGGTGTTCCGGTTGACGTTGAACGCGATGCTCCGGGTCTGCTGGGCCCCCTTGCTGAACTCCTCCTTCAGGATCTGGGAGACCGCCTCCCCCGGGTCGGAGATCCGGATGGAGTCGACCCGGAAGGCCATGCTGGCGGACGTGTCCCTCGTGAACGAGTACCCGATGCCCACCTTTCCCCCCACCGACTTCCGGTTGAAGTCGGTGTACTTCGTATCCGTCTTGTACGCATTCAGGAGGAGGCTGAGGTCGGTATCGAGGAAATAGGGGTCCCGGAAATCCAAGCTGAACAACGTCCTCCGGGCGCCGAACTGCGAAATGAGAGAAGCTTTCCAGCCCCTCCCCAGGAGGTTGTTCTCGGTCACCTGGACCACCCCGAACAGCTTGTCCACGGAGCTGAAACCCATCCCGCCCGACAGGGTGCCCGTCGGGCCCTCCTGGATCTCCACCTTGACGTCCATTTCCTGGGACACCACCGAGGGCGCCGTGCTGATCTTGATGTCCTTGAAGTAGGAAAGGCGGGTGAGGTTCTCCTTGCTCTTCTTGAGCCCGGTGGCGGTGTACGTCCTGCCGTCGCTCACGTCCAGGTTGCGGCGGATCACGCGGTCGAGCGTCTTGGTGTTGCCGACCACCTCCACCTTCCCGAAACGGAATTTCTCCCCCCGCGCCATCTTGTACGTCACGTCGGCGAGGGGGTATTCCTTCCGCTTCTCTACGAGGGGGGAGACGAGTGCAAGGGCGTACCCCTGGTCGTTCAGGACATTGGTCAGGGAGAGGACGTCCGCAAGCAGGGTGTCCCGGCTGAACACGTCTCCGCTTTTCAGCTTACCCTTCTCTCGTATCTCCTTCTCGGTC
It encodes the following:
- the bamA gene encoding outer membrane protein assembly factor BamA yields the protein MKIRVEGANRVGADAILGVMGTRVGEEFAPARIREDVKAIYRMGYFSDVKIDAEDAPGGLHLTVLVTEKPIVSSISIAGNKEVDTADLKAALTVKERTLFQEEKVKESGRKMVEVCQNKGFYDATVDSSFEEEADGSIRVFFRVSEGEKLKIGKIRITGNRYLGVKEIRKTMETKEKGLFSFLTDSGALKKDVIENDIRRIEALYQNNGFLDSKVSDPEIGRLPKGLLLTIHVFEGRQYRVGEIRFSGESGLTEKEIREKGKLKSGDVFSRDTLLADVLSLTNVLNDQGYALALVSPLVEKRKEYPLADVTYKMARGEKFRFGKVEVVGNTKTLDRVIRRNLDVSDGRTYTATGLKKSKENLTRLSYFKDIKISTAPSVVSQEMDVKVEIQEGPTGTLSGGMGFSSVDKLFGVVQVTENNLLGRGWKASLISQFGARRTLFSLDFRDPYFLDTDLSLLLNAYKTDTKYTDFNRKSVGGKVGIGYSFTRDTSASMAFRVDSIRISDPGEAVSQILKEEFSKGAQQTRSIAFNVNRNTTDKHIDPSRGTVESATVEYAGGPLGGDSDFVKYFLSGKVFYPVTTSTVLSGNILWGHVISTVGGRVPIFERFFLGGPYSIRGFKSLTISPTDPNTGERIGGNKELVANVEYLFPLFGEFGFKGVLFFDAGNTWRQGDWPWDGEALKYAAGLGIRWYSPMGPLRFEWGWNLNPAPGEAKRVMEFTIGTAF
- the lpxA gene encoding acyl-ACP--UDP-N-acetylglucosamine O-acyltransferase; this translates as MIHPTAIIDPGAVLGEGVEVGAYAMIGPRVTLREGCRVGAHAIIESHARVGKDTRVYSFASIGSPPQDLKYRGEETWVEIGEGCTIREYVTVNRGTAAGGGVTRVGNGVLLMAYCHVAHDCHVGDRVIVANAATLAGHVEVGAKAIIGGLVGVHQFVRIGSFAMVGALSGLPLDIPPYVTAVVARGQKGRGLYGLNLIGLRRNGFSEETIAELKKAYRILFRSGLPMREALARAAAETAPLPEIRHLLDFVQSSKRGVQR
- a CDS encoding OmpH family outer membrane protein codes for the protein MNGRVLWILAVLLAAAVLAASSSFAEGLKVAVIDVNKVMNESEAGKAARKKMEDRYEELKKKIDARGEEARKMKEELDKQKILLGKEKLKEREDALNAKVAELRQLTQEAEKEMQNRQGELTRGVLKIVEGQWEKVVEQEKIDLLLERSSGVVYSNPSLDITSKVLDLVNKEKPGGK
- a CDS encoding 3-deoxy-D-manno-octulosonic acid transferase; translated protein: MRKADPAAPDGGGKGFHPGSQAHFLYNLALKGALILAAPGWIPWMALSRKRRRNFPDRLGVHLGRIPPKGGKRRILIHAVSVGETLSAVPLVRMLRSLLPSVELFFSTVTLTGQEVAGRALAGQIEATLFFPFDFPGIAGKFLDRVGPDVVAILETEIWPNFLGECARRGIPVVILNGRISERSLRGYGRVKSLFGRVLSCVTAVAMQTEEDARRIISLGAPPEKVSVTGNMKFDVAPPPETDTPFFSWLRGEKDRGSSWFVAGSTHEGEEEAVLSAFGGARSINRSVRLLLAPRHPERFDAVAELCGRRGWEVERKTKIAQEGEERSAPVVLLDTVGELLSAYAMADIAFVGGSIVPKGGHNILEPALFGVPIVAGTHMGNFREITEIFTRGEAVTLVRDAADLSRVLSQWAADRTPFLERGKRARRLLEGLRGATGENVALVVRELSRREGGTP
- the msbA gene encoding lipid A export permease/ATP-binding protein MsbA — its product is MGLTIYRRMLAYVRPYQGRLLCAMLFMIVVSSFRGAIAFLVKPALDDIFINKDTTRLAIIPVLVLAVYLLKGVFEFAQSYLMSGVGQRVIRDIRDHLYRHMQSLSLSFYMRHPTGVLMSRVTNDVGLMQGAVTEAVTGLIKDVFSALFLVGVIFYRDWKLALVALVAFPLAFWPIARFGRKLRRTSIRTQEVTGGLTSHLQETISGAKLVKSFGAEEYEVDRFASRNAQLFRLSMKVVKVQALTSPLSEMFAGVGAAAVIFYGGYSVVKGQSTPGNFFSFMTALFMLYEPIKSLSRINNVIQQGIAAATRVFEVLDTLPDVEEKKGAPDLAGIEREIEFDHVDFRYSAGGEYILKDIAFRVPLGTLVAVVGSSGAGKTTLVDLLPRFYDPQNGAIRIDGTDIRDVSLASLRSQIGIVSQHTILFNDTVRNNISYGAADAPREKVEEAARKANAHGFITRLPEGYDTVVGEQGLKLSGGERQRVAIARALLKDAPVLVLDEATSALDSESESVVQEALEHLMRGRTTFVIAHRLSTVRNADMILVVEDGRIVESGRHEELLSRESRYRLFYLKQFEERKPGAESRPGSA
- a CDS encoding Gfo/Idh/MocA family oxidoreductase, with protein sequence MLRVGVIGVGYLGRLHTQKLASFDDVALVGVCDADRERGERVAEEFGTSFRAGSRELLREIDAVSIAVPTTAHYRVAKEAMRAGVHVLLEKPIAATVREGRALVREAEVRRLVFQIGHLERFNSAVLSAASVLKEPRFVECHRLGPFGARGTDVDVVLDLMIHDIDLLLSFVRSPVVRISAVGIPVISPNIDIANARLSFANGCVANMTASRVSARKQRKIRIFQEEAYVSMDFVENSIQIFRRTFPQGPRGMPEITGELLETEKGDALRDEIRSFVDCVRTGARPRVSGADGLAALEVAFRILRKMRRR
- the lpxB gene encoding lipid-A-disaccharide synthase, which codes for MTPGRKTLFIVCGEPSGETYAVRVARAFRKRFPEVPMEGIGSVRLASEGVRLLLDYGEISVVGLTEVARHLPAIVRALRAAVQRATRPDVGALLLVDFPEFNFRVGKKGNEHGIPVIYYIPPQLWAWRAGRAGELARFTRGVVVPFPFEEPILRAKGVNVRFAGHPLLDELGPYWDAVADPGRFGIPEGKRVVGLLPGSRPGEIRRHFPPMVAAARRIAGRFPDVHFAVPLAAPGFRDAIQDILTGVELPLTIVENERFLLFRGMTAAICASGTATLELALLGVPAVIVYRTSSMTYRISRKLASVTCIGLPNIVAGRKFLPELIQDACRSETMAGEIEGLLADDKRREELGEQCRALREVLAGTGPSEAVVEMLAQEAGEAWG
- the fabZ gene encoding 3-hydroxyacyl-ACP dehydratase FabZ encodes the protein MFTAREIMKLLPHRFPFLLLDRIVELEPGRRVVGLKNVTIDEPFFAGHFPDYPIMPGVLIIEALAQAGGFLALKAMGNEGKIAFFAGIDKCKFRRPVVPGDQLRLECTVIGRKGSVWKMHGEATVDGVLAAVADLTASLAHPRNERDLEGAGR
- the lpxD gene encoding UDP-3-O-(3-hydroxymyristoyl)glucosamine N-acyltransferase: MGNEFRLSDLADRIGARLVGDGERVVAGIAPIEEAGPGQVTFLANPKYARFAKDSKATAIIAKEVVPGAQTAFLLSDNPYFAFACAMEAFHPPARPAPGISDKAVVDPSARLGRDVAVAPFVVIQEGAEVGDRTALFPGVYVGKGVSIGPDCLAYPHVVLYHDVKVGSRVILHAGCVIGSDGFGFAPTAEGFRKIPQVGTVEIGDDVEIGANTTIDRAALGVTRISRGTKLDNLVQVGHNVVIGSDTVIAAQAGISGSVRIGNRVMIGGQAGLAGHLEVEDGILLGAKSGVPVSLRVSEARAWSGIPAMPHPVWLRMATLLPKLPELFRRVKRLEEGNNPRRG